Below is a window of Microtus ochrogaster isolate Prairie Vole_2 chromosome 5, MicOch1.0, whole genome shotgun sequence DNA.
TTCTTCACTTCTTGATAAATTTGCGTGGCATAAGTCCTCAGGTTATGCAAGACCTTCAGATTCTAGCTattgtttttgtctatttttcatCTCCAATCCTCCTATTCAACATCATGCTATTCCAGACCCTTTTTCCTGTAGGTCAGCATGCACTGAGGAATCCAATGTTAGTATTAGGGAATATAGAGAAGTATCCTTGATCAGAAAAggtaattattaaaaatatttattcataaataaaaagttacataTGGGTCAATTAATGAATGAATCTGACGAGCATAATATAAgttctgtgtctttctgtatatttatgtttttcttgtgccttttctttagtattttcttttatttgttttgtcccattctgatttgtttttgttttacatgattttattttttatcacttaCCCCAGATGCCTGttaattttctaatgagagatagaaagggtTTGGATCCAGATGGGAAAGGTGTAGGGAAAAACTAAAAGGAGTTGAGAAAGATAAAACCGTAATCAGAATAAATTGTATGggaaaagtattttcatttaaagaaaaataaaagaaactaataatacaatttaaacatttatagAATACATTTCATAAGGTTTCATTGCTCATACatgccccctaaggctgggcttaaccctacaataaTATGAAAGGAACCTCCATTCACTACTCAGTACAGCAATATaagctttattttgttattattgagaatttcatcATTGAAATATATCAGTTGCCACACAATCCTCTCTAAGTGCTAATATAATCTAATTGTTCCACATTCATGACTGCTGACCATAAATAACTCAGAAGATACAACTGTCCACAATATTTGTACTATCAAGGGTAAGTCTTAGCAAACTACTTACACATTGTAAAAAAGTAAGTATTTGCTCTAAGTATGGAGTATTACTAGGTTTCAATTATAGAGAAATTAACCCAGGAATAAGGCAGAAAAtgttctttggggttttttttatcaGGTatcttttctaacttttttttctgtaatcttCAAGTAATGGAGAGAAAGGTAAAATCGTGTTTCTTTAAGTTATCTTTTAATGGAATTTGAATGCCATCGTAAAGCAACCCAAACACTTGAGCTTAATTTCCTCAGGgcttctttcatgtctttgtttctcagaCTGTAGATAAAAGGGTTCAGCATCTGAGGGACTACAGAATACATCACTGAAGCCACTACAGTCTTTTCAGGAGAGTTAGTCACTGCAGAACTGATGTACACACCCAAAATTGTACCATAAAACAGTGAGACAACTGACAGGTGAGAGCCACAGGTGGAAAATGTTTTATATCTTCTCCCTATTGATGGCATTCTTATAACTGTTGATACAATGTGAGTGTAAGAAAAAATTATCCCAGAGATAGGAATGCCACCAAATACACATGATGCAAAATATACCAAGATGTCATTAATGAATGTATCAGAGCATGCAAGTTTAAGTAGTTGAGCAAGTTCACAGAAGAAATGAGGTATTTTAATGTCAGTACAGAAAGACAAGTGTAAAACCATCAGAGTGTGCAAGAGACCAAACATAAAGCTAAGGACCAGAGAGAATAAAACCATCAGGAGACACCAAAAAGGGTTCATGATTGTGGAGTACCTCAGAGGGTGACAAATGGCCacatagcgatcataggccatcACAGCAAGGAGACAGTTTTCCAGTCCAGTGAAAACCAACACAAACCAGACTTGTATAAGACAAGATGTGTAAGATATGCTTTGATTCTGAGTTATGAGGTTTATGAGCATCtttggtattgtgtttgtgcttAAACAAATGTCATTAATGGAAAGACTACAGAGAAAAAAGTACATAGGTGTATGCAGATGTATGTCAGAGATGACAGCCAAGATGATGAGCAGGTTTCCTAGTACAGTGACCAGATATATGCATAGGAACAGAATGAAGATAAGCTGCTGGAGCTGAGGATCATCAGTTAGCCCAAGGAGAAGAAATTCTGAAACAGCTGAAATGGAATGGTTTCtagatttcatttttctgataATTCTTATGGAAATTAGGactgaatgtaaaaaaaaaataaaatctttgctaTACTTGTATCACCTTCTCATTTGATGGAAATGACAATTCTAGAACTGTTTTATACGTCCTGATCACTTCTAGATTTATGGCTCTGCAGTGTTCATTCAACACTCAGGATGTATTTGTAAAGTATAAAATTGAACAcctagaaggaaaaataaaagagaaattgactcttcatacattgtataaaatttgaatttacagGCTAATGATCTATGTTCACTTTCATCTTGTACCTCTCCAATCGCATTTATGTTATCAGACTACAAAGTATTACAAAGTGTTAAATCACTAAACTCTATGAGATACATCATACACCTTCACAATTAATATGTGCTTTTAAAACATCAAACTTGACACTTACATTCTAGACAAAACATGTGAATGAGGCCATGCTGGAGAATAATGTGAAGCACACCTGATACAATAGTGGAGACACTTCATGCTCTCAGTTATAGAAGCACACAGGACACCTCGTGAAATATAAGAAGTATGGACTAGAGATGAGATTCCTGAAATCTAGAAGGATGTTTTAGGCTAACCCCTACTAATACAGGAAAAAGTTCAAAAATGTTTAATGCTCTCTCAGATTTCCCAATTTaccattttgcttttttatttttctgaaatgatcCTTTTTTCCCCATGGACtattttccccatttcctttAAGATATTCTCTTTATACATATAGCTGAATAATGCGGATGAGGAGAGCAATTATCCAAGGTGTTCATAGAATTATTAAATTTGAGAAGAGGTAGCGTTATATTTGAGAGAATGTTATAGAGACCAGATGTCTATCAGAATACCGTGTCTGATGTGGATGGCAGTGTGGATGAGAATGTGCTAAGAAAATCTAGGTTACCATATTTGTTCTGCAAGAAGTTCATAGGCACCTGGTTTGCATTTTTCAGCTTTCTTGTTGCTTCTTTTGAATGAAATTATCAAACTATCCCTGTTTATACTCATTCACTAATGAAGTACTTACAAATTTTCTGTTGTTGAGAAGAATTGTGTTCAACAGCTCACCTAAGTGGGAGAAAGCAAATGTCTTTTTCTCAGGTAAAAGAGGTGCAAAAATGGCTTCCTGGTTAGATAACAAGTAGGAAGAAGAGAGTGAGGCTACTGCTGACTTGCAGCTCAGGCATTTTGATTCAGTGTTCATATGTCTGACAACTATATAGTCTCAAAGTCCCCATGGCTTGATGGTGAAATTTCCTCATTTTACACCAGGAATAGTATCATAATTTTTATCCCAGGAGTGCAAGCAGGAGTCAATATGACAAGCATTCGGTATAGTTGATAAATTGACCTTATGTTTATACTTCTGTTATTCAGTGTCCTctgttttttccatttcttccatttAATACTTCGTAATCACTGATCATTTAAATTCTGTAAGCAATTTGTGCATTCtacttgtgttttttatttcttgttatcAAGAAGCATATTTGAGTGTGAAGTTTGAATACTTaactcatattttattatttattcaggttaAAGATGTAATCAGAAATAGGCTTTGTTTTATATACGTAACATACATCCAATACCATATGGGGCTACCGGGTCCTCTAGCACAAAGTCATGTAGAAactgattgattattgattggaaatgtgatGAAAGCCTCAGAATCTCACAAAAATATCATGTCAGCAGCAAAGGCATAAAAAAGCGCTTTTCCACTACATGATAACAAGCTGAGAGGATTATAAGGAGATGTCCTAATTTTTTTGTTATATAACTAAGCAGCACTGCCCACAGGACGCAGCATGGAGAGTATTCAAAGGATACCCTTTATGAAATCTGGCATATGGTTGTGTTCCACTCTgtagaattttgaaaattaagatatgtacaccacaccatttcACTCTTTCTGGTTTCCAGTGAGCAATTGCTTTGAGTTCAGCAAAGGCTCATTCAATAATCAGACATTTCctagaagttatgaccatcataTGAAGCATATTACAAGTATGCCAAAAAAATCTTACAGGTTAggaagttatagaaagatcaaactgaatgataaaggatatgttaaacaaatgaAAGGGATGAAGAATACCCCCAGAAATGGATCACATGGTGTTGGGGGAACTCCTTCAgacaatagcttttaagatacaaACCCACTTGGTCATGGTCTCATATACCATGAGGTTGTGTTCACTCTCTCTTCCAGTTGCTGAATTAGGTTCCTATTCCctattcatgcagaggactgtgatctgtgagtctgtCTACCCcgaaataaccctttattatactgaattctgagctagtgtgggatttctttttggCATCCATATTCAGCACACTCCTTTATTaatcttgacttttctttttttttcaaattttttatggtttatttaactttattttatgtgcattggtgtggaggtgtcagatcccctggaactggattttcagacagttgtgtgtagacgtaagtcacaaacgatgccacagcagtttggaattatgattaatggggtactatttattaaaaggggaaaaaacttacagatcaccgtcagccctctgtacaaccaggaaaggagtctagtcgccagccgagcaggaagtgaagaNNNNNNNNNNNNNNNNNNNNNNNNNNNNNNNNNNNNNNNNNNNNNNNNNNNNNNNNNNNNNNNNNNNNNNNNNNNNNNNNNNNNNNNNNNNNNNNNNNNNNNNNNNNNNNNNNNNNNNNNNNNNNNNNNNNNNNNNNNNNNNNNNNNNNNNNNNNNNNNNNNNNNNNNNNNNNNNNNNNNNNNNNNNNNNNNNNNNNNNNNNNNNNNNNNNNNNNNNNNNNNNNNNNNNNNNNNNNNNNNNNNNNNNNNNNNNNNNNNNNNNNNNNNNNNNNNNNNNNNNNNNNNNNNNNNNNNNNNNNNNNNNNNNNNNNNNNNNNNNNNNNNNNNNNNNNNNNNNNNNNNNNNNNNNNNNNNNNNNNNNNNNNNNNNNNNNNNNNNNNNNNNNNNNNNNNNNNNNNNNNNNNNNNNNNNNNNNNNNNNNNNNNNNNNNNNNNNNNNNNNNNNNNNNNNNNNNNNNNNNNNNNNNNNNNNNNNNNNNNNNNNNNNNNNNNNNNNNNNNNNNNNNNNNNNNNNNNNNNNNNNNNNNNNNNNNNNNNNNNNNNNNNNNNNNNNNNNNNNNNNNNNNNNNNNNNNNNNNNNNNNNNNNNNNNNNNNNNNNNNNNNNNNNNNNNNNNNNNNNNNNNNNNNNNNNNNNNNNNNNNNNNNNNNNNNNNNNNNNNNNNNNNNNNNNNNNNNNNNNNNNNNNNNNNNNNNNNNNNNNNNNNNNNNNNNNNNNNNNNNNNNNNNNNNNNNNNNNNNNNNNNNNNNNNNNNNNNNNNNNNNNNNNNNNNNNNNNNNNNNNNNNNNNNNNNNNNNNNNNNNNNNNNNNNNNNNNNNNNNNNNNNNNNNNNNNNNNNNNNNNNNNNNNNNNNNNNNNNNNNNNNNNNNNNNNNNNNNNNNNNNNNNNNNNNNNNNNNNNNNNNNNNNNNNNNNNNNNNNNNNNNNNNNNNNNNNNNNNNNNNNNNNNNNNNNNNNNNNNNNNNNNNNNNNNNNNNNNNNNNNNNNNNNNNNNNNNNNNNNNNNNNNNNNNNNNNNNNNNNNNNNNNNNNNNNNNNNNNNNNNNNNNNNNNNNNNNNNNNNNNNNNNNNNNNNNNNNNNNNNNNNNNNNNNNNNNNNNNNNNNNNNNNNNNNNNNNNNNNNNNNNNNNNNNNNNNNNNNNNNNNNNNNNNNNNNNNNNNNNNNNNNNNNNNNNNNNNNNNNNNNNNNNNNNNNNNNNNNNNNNNNNNNNNNNNNNNNNNNNNNNNNNNNNNNNNNNNNNNNNNNNNNNNNNNNNNNNNNNNNNNNNNNNNNNNNNNNNNNNNNNNNNNNNNNNNNNNNNNNNNNNNNNNNNNNNNNNNNNNNNNNNNNNNNNNNNNNNNNNNNNNNNNNNNNNNNNNNNNNNNNNNNNNNNNNNNNNNNNNNNNNNNNNNNNNNNNNNNNNNNNNNNNNNNNNNNNNNNNNNNNNNNNNNNNNNNNNNNNNNNNNNNNNNNNNNNNNNNNNNNNNNNNNNNNNNNNNNNNNNNNNNNNNNNNNNNNNNNNNNNNNNNNNNNNNNNNNNNNNNNNNNNNNNNNNNNNNNNNNNNNNNNNNNNNNNNNNNNNNNNNNNNNNNNNNNNNNNNNNNNNNNNNNNNNNNNNNNNNNNNNNNNNNNNNNNNNNNNNNNNNNNNNNNNNNNNNNNNNNNNNNNNNNNNNNNNNNNNNNNNNNNNNNNNNNNNNNNNNNNNNNNNNNNNNNNNNNNNNNNNNNNNNNNNNNNNNNNNNNNNNNNNNNNNNNNNNNNNNNNNNNNNNNNNNNNNNNNNNNNNNNNNNNNNNNNNNNNNNNNNNNNNNNNNNNNNNNNNNNNNNNNNNNNNNNNNNNNNNNNNNNNNNNNNNNNNNNNNNNNNNNNNNNNNNNNNNNNNNNNNNNNNNNNNNNNNNNNNNNNNNNNNNNNNNNNNNNNNNNNNNNNNNNNNNNNNNNNNNNNNNNNNNNNNNNNNNNNNNNNNNNNNNNNNNNNNNNNNNNNNNNNNNNNNNNNNNNNNNNNNNNNNNNNNNNNNNNNNNNNNNNNNNNNNNNNNNNNNNNNNNNNNNNNNNNNNNNNNNNNNNNNNNNNNNNNNNNNNNNNNNNNNNNNNNNNNNNNNNNNNNNNNNNNNNNNNNNNNNNNNNNNNNNNNNNNNNNNNNNNNNNNNNNNNNNNNNNNNNNNNNNNNNNNNNNNNNNNNNNNNNNNNNNNNNNNNNNNNNNNNNNNNNNNNNNNNNNNNNNNNNNNNNNNNNNNNNNNNNNNNNNNNNNNNNNNNNNNNNNNNNNNNNNNNNNNNNNNNNNNNNNNNNNNNNNNNNNNNNNNNNNNNNNNNNNNNNNNNNNNNNNNNNNNNNNNNNNNNNNNNNNNNNNNNNNNNNNNNNNNNNNNNNNNNNNNNNNNNNNNNNNNNNNNNNNNNNNNNNNNNNNNNNNNNNNNNNNNNNNNNNNNNNNNNNNNNNNNNNNNNNNNNNNNNNNNNNNNNNNNNNNNNNNNNNNNNNNNNNNNNNNNNNNNNNNNNNNNNNNNNNNNNNNNNNNNNNNNNNNNNNNNNNNNNNNNNNNNNNNNNNNNNNNNNNNNNNNNNNNNNNNNNNNNNNNNNNNNNNNNNNNNNNNNNNNNNNNNNNNNNNNNNNNNNNNNNNNNNNNNNNNNNNNNNNNNNNNNNNNNNNNNNNNNNNNNNNNNNNNNNNNNNNNNNNNNNNNNNNNNNNNNNNNNNNNNNNNNNNNNNNNNNNNNNNNNNNNNNNNNNNNNNNNNNNNNNNNNNNNNNNNNNNNNNNNNNNNNNNNNNNNNNNNNNNNNNNNNNNNNNNNNNNNNNNNNNNNNNNNNNNNNNNNNNNNNNNNNNNNNNNNNNNNNNNNNNNNNNNNNNNNNNNNNNNNNNNNNNNNNNNNNNNNNNNNNNNNNNNNNNNNNNNNNNNNNNNNNNNNNNNNNNNNNNNNNNNNNNNNNNNNNNNNNNNNNNNNNNNNNNNNNNNNNNNNNNNNNNNNNNNNNNNNNNNNNNNNNNNNNNNNNNNNNNNNNNNNNNNNNNNNNNNNNNNNNNNNNNNNNNNNNNNNNNNNNNNNNNNNNNNNNNNNNNNNNNNNNNNNNNNNNNNNNNNNNNNNNNNNNNNNNNNNNNNNNNNNNNNNNNNNNNNNNNNNNNNNNNNNNNNNNNNNNNNNNNNNNNNNNNNNNNNNNNNNNNNNNNNNNNNNNNNNNNNNNNNNNNNNNNNNNNNNNNNNNNNNNNNNNNNNNNNNNNNNNNNNNNNNNNNNNNNNNNNNNNNNNNNNNNNNNNNNNNNNNNNNNNNNNNNNNNNNNNNNNNNNNNNNNNNNNNNNNNNNNNNNNNNNNNNNNNNNNNNNNNNNNNNNNNNNNNNNNNNNNNNNNNNNNNNNNNNNNNNNNNNNNNNNNNNNNNNNNNNNNNNNNNNNNNNNNNNNNNNNNNNNNNNNNNNNNNNNNNNNNNNNNNNNNNNNNNNNNNNNNNNNNNNNNNNNNNNNNNNNNNNNNNNNNNNNNNNNNNNNNNNNNNNNNNNNNNNNNNNNNNNNNNNNNNNNNNNNNNNNNNNNNNNNNNNNNNNNNNNNNNNNNNNNNNNNNNNNNNNNNNNNN
It encodes the following:
- the LOC102002435 gene encoding olfactory receptor 7G2-like, with product MKSRNHSISAVSEFLLLGLTDDPQLQQLIFILFLCIYLVTVLGNLLIILAVISDIHLHTPMYFFLCSLSINDICLSTNTIPKMLINLITQNQSISYTSCLIQVWFVLVFTGLENCLLAVMAYDRYVAICHPLRYSTIMNPFWCLLMVLFSLVLSFMFGLLHTLMVLHLSFCTDIKIPHFFCELAQLLKLACSDTFINDILVYFASCVFGGIPISGIIFSYTHIVSTVIRMPSIGRRYKTFSTCGSHLSVVSLFYGTILGVYISSAVTNSPEKTVVASVMYSVVPQMLNPFIYSLRNKDMKEALRKLSSSVWVALRWHSNSIKR